In the genome of Candidatus Methylomirabilis sp., one region contains:
- a CDS encoding DUF971 domain-containing protein, with amino-acid sequence MPTADSATARQITVDGQQRLMTIRWGDGHESVYPFDLLRKECPCALCGEERRKRAEQQKKGGLSLAVMQGPIVRVGDAQVTDVQKVGHYALNFTWQDGHKTGIYTYDFLRSLCPCPACAGGGAG; translated from the coding sequence ATGCCCACGGCGGATAGCGCCACGGCGCGGCAGATCACGGTGGATGGCCAGCAACGGCTGATGACCATCCGCTGGGGGGATGGCCACGAGAGCGTCTACCCCTTCGACCTCCTGCGGAAGGAGTGCCCCTGCGCGCTGTGCGGTGAGGAGCGGCGAAAGCGGGCCGAGCAGCAGAAGAAGGGGGGGCTCAGCCTCGCCGTGATGCAGGGGCCGATCGTCCGGGTCGGGGACGCCCAGGTGACGGACGTCCAGAAGGTGGGGCACTACGCCCTCAACTTCACCTGGCAGGACGGGCACAAGACCGGGATCTACACCTACGACTTCCTCCGGTCCCTGTGTCCCTGCCCGGCCTGTGCGGGCGGAGGCGCGGGATGA